One window of the Gimesia chilikensis genome contains the following:
- a CDS encoding sulfatase family protein encodes MNVVSHFFRIQFLLPLLLLSLFLPTTVQADQLPNIVYILADDLGYGDVSCYNPESKITTPHIDRLAAEGMKFTDAHTPSAVCTPTRYGILTGRYCWRTRLKYRVLDGFDPPLIEQDQTTVPSLLKKAGYDTACVGKWHLGMQWTDQNGQPVPAVPIDRRQRPRVGDDVDYTQPILGGPLANGFDYYFGISASLNMSPFCFIRNDRPVILPTIPSERIQTEFLSVDQGMRSPDFTIRSVMPTLTGEAVQFIERQAKQSPERPFFLYFPLTAPHLPLVPNDEFKGKSAAGEYGDFVLEVDATVGAIMEALQRSGKADNTLFIFTSDNGGLYHWWTPQETDDLKYYKPNHRGQYVKDRGHQGNAHLRGTKADIWEGGHRVPFIVRWPGQTPAGTSNAELVELTDLLATCAAITDQSLPAGEGEDSVNILPALLGIELKQPLRDYAIHHSLWGHFSVRQGPWKMVPKRGSGGFTRAREVEPQPGEPTGQLYNLKQDPSETKNVWKEHPEVVERLTMILKQVQGDDK; translated from the coding sequence ATGAACGTCGTATCGCACTTCTTCCGTATACAGTTTCTGCTGCCGCTGCTGCTCCTGAGTCTGTTTTTGCCGACCACGGTTCAGGCGGATCAGCTGCCGAACATTGTCTATATTCTGGCGGACGATCTCGGTTATGGCGATGTGAGCTGTTACAACCCGGAATCGAAGATTACGACTCCGCACATCGATCGGCTGGCTGCGGAAGGCATGAAATTCACCGACGCCCATACACCGTCAGCCGTCTGTACTCCAACGCGGTACGGAATTCTGACTGGCCGCTATTGCTGGCGGACGCGGTTGAAATACCGTGTACTGGACGGCTTTGATCCGCCCCTCATCGAACAGGACCAGACCACGGTCCCGTCGCTGCTCAAAAAAGCGGGATACGACACCGCCTGTGTCGGCAAGTGGCACCTGGGCATGCAGTGGACCGACCAGAACGGCCAGCCGGTGCCTGCGGTTCCCATTGACCGCCGTCAGCGTCCCCGCGTGGGAGATGACGTAGATTACACCCAGCCGATACTCGGCGGACCGCTGGCCAACGGCTTCGACTATTACTTCGGTATCTCGGCGTCCCTGAATATGTCGCCTTTCTGTTTCATCAGAAACGATCGCCCCGTGATTCTGCCTACGATTCCATCGGAACGGATACAGACCGAATTTCTGTCCGTCGACCAGGGCATGCGCTCACCCGATTTCACAATCCGCAGTGTGATGCCTACCCTGACCGGTGAAGCGGTGCAGTTTATCGAGCGACAGGCGAAACAATCCCCCGAGCGGCCCTTCTTTCTGTATTTCCCGCTGACCGCCCCCCACCTGCCACTGGTACCCAACGACGAATTCAAAGGCAAAAGTGCTGCGGGCGAATATGGTGATTTTGTGCTTGAGGTGGATGCGACTGTCGGCGCAATCATGGAAGCCCTGCAGCGAAGCGGTAAGGCGGACAACACCCTGTTCATTTTCACGTCGGATAACGGCGGTCTCTATCACTGGTGGACACCGCAGGAGACCGACGACCTCAAATACTATAAGCCCAATCATCGAGGACAGTACGTCAAAGATCGTGGCCATCAGGGGAATGCCCACCTCCGGGGTACGAAGGCTGACATCTGGGAAGGCGGCCACCGCGTTCCCTTCATCGTCCGCTGGCCCGGGCAGACACCTGCCGGGACATCCAATGCCGAACTGGTGGAACTGACCGACCTGCTGGCGACGTGTGCTGCGATCACGGATCAAAGTCTGCCGGCCGGTGAGGGAGAAGACAGCGTGAATATTCTGCCCGCCCTGCTGGGTATAGAGCTTAAGCAGCCGCTACGCGATTACGCGATTCACCATTCACTGTGGGGCCATTTTTCGGTTCGCCAGGGTCCGTGGAAGATGGTTCCCAAACGGGGCTCCGGCGGCTTCACCCGCGCCCGCGAAGTCGAACCCCAACCGGGCGAACCAACGGGGCAACTCTACAATCTGAAACAGGATCCCTCAGAGACAAAGAATGTCTGGAAGGAACACCCCGAAGTCGTTGAGCGGCTCACCATGATCCTGAAACAGGTTCAGGGAGATGACAAGTAA
- a CDS encoding alpha/beta hydrolase: MPWASESDFVKRFLSTTLLGGFLLLLSSPAVIHAQDFSIPETISPEAQTALAGFSRAAATAPLPAADDLEGWKAVQQKIEQKRAAANAEVVKKYQPEITPRKLGGVPVLDIKPKGWQESGKVLVYTHGGAYTMYSARSRLMSAVPMAGETGFRVISVDYTLAPIGKWQEVTDQVVTVIQTLIKEGHSLKEIAIYGESAGGGLAAGTVLKLRDKGLGMPAAVVLWSPWADITETGDTYTTLQQADPLLYYPKNLKHCADAYADPADQKHPYVSPVYGDYSKGFPPTLIQAGTKEIFMSNAIRQYQAIDKAGIPVKLDLYEGMWHIFQVFNYELPESKLARSKVKAFLQQHVGK; the protein is encoded by the coding sequence ATGCCCTGGGCATCCGAATCAGATTTTGTTAAACGCTTTCTCAGCACTACCCTCCTGGGAGGCTTCCTGTTGCTTTTATCCAGTCCTGCTGTAATTCATGCTCAGGACTTCTCCATCCCTGAGACAATTTCTCCCGAAGCACAAACAGCACTCGCCGGTTTCAGTCGCGCTGCCGCCACAGCACCCTTGCCAGCAGCCGACGATCTGGAGGGCTGGAAGGCCGTGCAACAGAAAATCGAACAGAAACGGGCTGCGGCGAATGCAGAGGTGGTGAAGAAATATCAGCCGGAAATTACGCCACGCAAGCTGGGAGGAGTGCCGGTACTGGACATCAAACCGAAAGGCTGGCAGGAAAGCGGGAAAGTACTTGTCTACACGCATGGCGGCGCCTACACAATGTACAGCGCCCGTTCCCGGTTAATGAGTGCCGTCCCCATGGCGGGTGAAACCGGGTTTCGTGTGATCTCCGTGGACTACACGCTGGCCCCGATAGGGAAATGGCAGGAAGTCACCGATCAGGTTGTGACTGTCATTCAGACGCTGATCAAGGAAGGACACTCGCTCAAAGAGATCGCCATCTACGGGGAATCTGCAGGGGGCGGACTGGCTGCGGGAACGGTTCTTAAGCTGCGGGACAAAGGGCTGGGTATGCCGGCTGCGGTGGTGCTCTGGTCTCCCTGGGCGGATATCACTGAAACTGGAGACACTTACACGACACTCCAGCAGGCGGATCCGTTGTTGTATTATCCGAAAAACCTCAAACATTGTGCCGATGCCTATGCGGATCCCGCCGATCAGAAGCACCCCTATGTCTCACCCGTCTATGGCGATTATTCCAAAGGCTTTCCGCCGACGTTGATCCAGGCGGGAACCAAGGAAATCTTTATGAGCAACGCGATCCGTCAGTACCAGGCCATCGACAAGGCCGGCATTCCCGTCAAGCTCGACCTCTACGAAGGTATGTGGCACATCTTCCAGGTCTTCAATTACGAACTGCCGGAATCAAAGCTGGCTCGCAGCAAAGTCAAAGCGTTTCTGCAACAGCATGTCGGGAAGTAG
- a CDS encoding BlaI/MecI/CopY family transcriptional regulator produces the protein MAKKTKSDPPAQAMTDVEWVIMNVVWEQEPCAAGTVQEALADSHGWAYSTVKTTMDRMVTKGLLTRKAIRNLNLFSSAISPDKAKRGELKRLLRRAFNGALSPMLQFIVEEEELSPDEIQQLREFIKQAGKKTK, from the coding sequence ATGGCGAAAAAAACAAAATCTGATCCGCCAGCGCAGGCGATGACTGATGTTGAATGGGTCATCATGAATGTTGTCTGGGAACAGGAGCCTTGTGCAGCGGGGACCGTACAGGAAGCGCTAGCAGATTCGCACGGCTGGGCCTACAGTACGGTCAAAACCACGATGGACCGGATGGTGACCAAGGGGCTGTTGACCCGCAAAGCAATCCGCAATCTGAATCTCTTCAGCTCAGCGATCAGCCCCGATAAAGCAAAACGGGGGGAACTGAAACGCCTCTTGCGCCGCGCCTTCAATGGTGCTTTATCACCGATGTTGCAGTTCATTGTTGAAGAAGAGGAACTCTCACCCGATGAAATTCAGCAACTGCGCGAGTTTATTAAGCAGGCAGGGAAAAAAACGAAGTAA
- a CDS encoding SRPBCC family protein produces MSDNSVKLHRVLRTTPEKLYRAFLEPEAFARWLPPNGFTARVYEMTPEEGGTFRMSFTNFTTGNGHSFSGTYLELKPHSRICYTTKFDDPGLPGEMKNTIDIQQVSCGTEIRILQEGIPEVIPTAGCYLGWQESLCHLARLVEPEVLE; encoded by the coding sequence ATGTCAGACAACTCTGTCAAACTGCACCGTGTTCTGCGTACTACACCAGAGAAACTGTACCGCGCTTTTCTGGAGCCGGAAGCCTTTGCCCGCTGGCTGCCACCAAACGGTTTCACTGCCAGAGTTTACGAAATGACTCCGGAAGAAGGGGGCACCTTCAGGATGTCGTTCACCAATTTCACTACCGGTAACGGACACAGCTTTAGCGGCACTTATCTTGAGCTGAAACCCCATTCCAGAATCTGCTACACGACGAAGTTTGACGATCCCGGACTCCCCGGTGAGATGAAAAACACCATCGATATCCAACAGGTCTCCTGCGGCACCGAAATCCGGATTCTGCAGGAAGGAATTCCCGAAGTGATTCCCACCGCAGGCTGCTACCTGGGCTGGCAGGAATCACTGTGCCACCTGGCCCGACTGGTGGAGCCGGAGGTCCTGGAGTAA
- a CDS encoding EthD family reductase has translation MYRLTVMYGHPEDPAEFDRYYREVHIPLARQMKGLTGWTIGKCMSAEAGNPPPYYLIVSLYAESATAMQEILESPEGQATIADVPQFATGGVMFMYDEEEVLIPVQLEST, from the coding sequence ATGTATCGCCTGACTGTAATGTATGGACACCCGGAAGACCCTGCGGAATTCGATCGCTATTATCGCGAGGTACACATCCCCCTGGCCAGACAGATGAAAGGGCTCACCGGCTGGACGATCGGCAAATGCATGTCAGCCGAAGCGGGCAATCCACCCCCTTACTATCTGATTGTCAGCCTGTATGCGGAATCTGCGACCGCGATGCAGGAGATCCTGGAAAGCCCCGAGGGCCAGGCAACGATCGCCGATGTCCCTCAATTTGCGACCGGCGGTGTGATGTTCATGTATGATGAGGAAGAGGTACTGATTCCTGTGCAACTGGAATCAACTTAA
- a CDS encoding phosphoenolpyruvate hydrolase family protein, translating to MPESRTAILKRLREKVAAGLPIIGGGAGTGLSAKCEEAGGIDLIVIYNSGRYRMAGRGSLAGLMPYGNANEIVKELGREVLPVVSDTPVLAGVCGTDPFLLRDLFLRELQAMGFAGVQNFPTVGLIDGQFRVNLEETGMGFDLEIDCIRAAHDLDLLTTPYAFDAEQAQELTAAGADIVVAHMGLTSGGSIGATTGKTLDDSVESIRTMVDAAKSERDDVLLLCHGGPIAMPEDAQYIFDRVAGIDGFYGASSMERLPTEVALTAQVRQFGELRLTPR from the coding sequence ATGCCGGAATCCAGAACAGCCATCCTGAAACGCTTGCGGGAGAAAGTAGCTGCGGGACTGCCCATCATCGGCGGAGGTGCGGGGACGGGTCTGAGCGCCAAGTGCGAAGAAGCAGGCGGGATCGACCTGATTGTGATCTACAACTCGGGCCGCTATCGGATGGCCGGACGCGGTTCGCTGGCAGGACTGATGCCTTATGGCAATGCGAATGAAATCGTCAAGGAACTGGGGCGGGAAGTCCTGCCTGTTGTCAGTGACACACCGGTGCTGGCGGGAGTGTGTGGCACTGATCCCTTTCTGCTGCGCGACCTGTTCCTTCGGGAACTGCAGGCGATGGGGTTTGCGGGCGTTCAGAATTTTCCGACCGTGGGACTGATTGATGGTCAGTTCCGGGTCAATCTCGAAGAGACCGGCATGGGTTTTGACCTGGAGATCGACTGCATTCGTGCGGCTCACGATTTAGATCTGCTTACCACCCCTTATGCCTTCGATGCAGAACAGGCTCAAGAGTTGACCGCCGCCGGGGCCGATATTGTAGTGGCACATATGGGACTGACCAGTGGTGGTTCGATAGGAGCCACGACGGGAAAGACCCTGGATGACTCGGTCGAGTCAATCCGCACGATGGTCGACGCGGCCAAAAGCGAACGCGACGACGTGCTGCTGCTCTGTCATGGTGGCCCGATCGCGATGCCCGAAGATGCGCAGTATATTTTTGACCGAGTCGCGGGCATTGACGGATTTTATGGCGCCAGTTCCATGGAACGGCTGCCGACCGAGGTCGCGCTGACCGCACAGGTCCGCCAGTTCGGGGAACTGCGTTTGACTCCCCGATAA
- a CDS encoding sulfatase family protein — MNWFVWCLPFICCLIESPAVCAAPPNILLIVSEDNGPELGCYGDPYAQTTHLDQLAAEGVRFENAFVPYSVCSPSRACFLTGKYPHQNGQIGLATHKFAMYHKETPNFVTLLKQQGYFTGLIGKLHVNPESAFPFDYRAIPGANFNRRQPVTAYADKAGEFFKQAQKQPWFLSVNFPDAHLPFLKQANGRPAQPLSADNVKPMPWVGIDTPRLREQVANYYNCLARLDIGVGLLLEKLKQTGGAENTLVIYIGDHGAQFPRGKGSVYEGGLRVPLIIRWPGVAEPGLVRTELASTVDLLPTALAAADMSIPQDLTGRNLKPLLTAGPAKDWREYIFGFTTGSFPRNCYIQHSLRDARYKLISNPRPGTENLIADSYLDESHPHFVISGATAADQKTISPRTKAAFARWSTPPRYELYDLQQDPYEWTNLADDPDYAETKQRLIDALTALQRQTRDPFLDPENVEAFVKEQLSHRDMRYRKQKQFRWSYLDTFADWRSAR; from the coding sequence ATGAACTGGTTTGTCTGGTGTCTGCCGTTTATCTGCTGTCTGATAGAGAGCCCCGCCGTTTGTGCAGCCCCGCCGAATATTCTGTTGATCGTTTCAGAAGACAACGGCCCTGAACTGGGCTGCTATGGCGATCCGTATGCACAGACGACGCATCTGGATCAACTGGCCGCGGAAGGGGTGCGGTTCGAGAATGCGTTCGTCCCCTACTCCGTCTGTTCGCCGTCGCGGGCCTGTTTCCTGACCGGAAAGTATCCGCACCAGAATGGACAGATTGGCCTGGCGACCCACAAATTCGCGATGTATCACAAAGAGACACCTAATTTTGTGACGCTGCTCAAACAGCAGGGATATTTCACGGGACTGATTGGCAAGCTGCACGTGAATCCGGAATCCGCTTTTCCCTTTGATTATCGTGCGATTCCCGGCGCGAATTTCAATCGTCGTCAGCCGGTAACAGCTTATGCAGACAAAGCGGGGGAATTCTTTAAACAGGCACAGAAACAACCCTGGTTTTTATCGGTGAACTTTCCCGACGCGCATCTCCCCTTCCTGAAACAGGCGAATGGCAGACCGGCCCAGCCGCTCTCCGCAGATAATGTCAAGCCGATGCCGTGGGTGGGCATCGATACGCCGCGGCTGCGCGAACAGGTCGCCAATTATTACAATTGCCTGGCGCGACTCGACATCGGCGTGGGACTGCTGCTGGAAAAATTGAAGCAGACGGGAGGGGCTGAGAATACGCTCGTCATTTACATCGGCGATCATGGTGCTCAGTTCCCCCGGGGCAAAGGGAGCGTGTATGAAGGGGGCCTGCGTGTTCCACTGATTATTCGCTGGCCGGGTGTCGCAGAGCCGGGACTGGTTCGCACCGAGTTGGCTTCCACGGTGGATCTGTTACCGACCGCCCTGGCGGCTGCTGACATGTCGATTCCCCAGGACCTGACCGGTCGGAACCTGAAACCTCTGTTGACTGCTGGTCCTGCGAAAGACTGGCGGGAGTATATCTTTGGCTTTACCACAGGTTCCTTTCCACGGAACTGCTATATCCAGCATTCGCTGAGGGATGCACGTTATAAGCTGATCTCCAATCCGCGTCCCGGCACCGAAAACCTGATCGCAGACAGTTATCTGGATGAATCGCATCCCCACTTTGTCATCTCCGGGGCGACTGCCGCCGACCAGAAAACGATTTCACCCCGTACGAAAGCGGCTTTTGCACGCTGGTCGACGCCACCTCGCTACGAACTGTATGACCTGCAGCAGGATCCGTACGAATGGACCAATCTGGCCGACGATCCCGACTATGCTGAAACGAAGCAACGTCTGATTGACGCCTTAACAGCGCTCCAGCGACAGACGCGGGACCCGTTTCTCGACCCTGAGAATGTCGAGGCTTTCGTCAAAGAACAACTGTCCCATCGGGATATGCGTTACCGCAAGCAGAAGCAGTTCCGCTGGTCATATCTTGATACTTTCGCCGACTGGCGTTCAGCCCGGTAG
- a CDS encoding carboxypeptidase regulatory-like domain-containing protein, which produces MAVSGNGVIELLNQSGEMFWDFSRSMFLQASLLVLVILLLDLFLRYHARAVTRYWLWALVLLKLILPVSLYSPLSVASWLADWIPTEAVAQNIESGPTTTLAANTPDGIQTRIDPLEQSFLTEPFQQPHPQSTQLPPTGPPSDSKLAVPDSEVESPAEPAALPALRASAILMLIWLSAVTMLSVCVLRRTGRVRKLTIQAELATTELVSQLNECVLLLGMKPDSVKLKVSEETGSPAICGFWRATIILPRHLLEKLNPEQYRQIFIHELAHWKRFDLQVNCLQTLLLILYFYHPLVWLTHVMLKRLREQAVDETVLVTLDEQPSHYSATLLDIAALTPAVESPRLQLLGILESRKSLTQRIRRMIARPIPRSARLGLVSLLLILFAGALLLPMSRLKETHAAVDRQESADQESEQQLSDKAQSLNQSPPARETKPREEKSSSQYVLSGRVTDQAGAPVTDAQVLLIPNSGGHVLRTSTDKEGNYHFSEITKPGPHRIMILSQRWVGLERLSDRPRVDLAADQRQVKNITLERACQLRIQTIDERGKPVPGAIVYRKLMTDTRGFTPRAVTTDQSGEVTLGLKPSQHKYLIGIASPDYALEKLTLQVNDPDQIVTRKIVLREGVEVDGKIVYADGKIPVGLEINALPQWWEFSGHPPGYRISEAGRFTFPHIVAGVYNVIVAVPGVGGKPVLTGTYLLNREQPLDLKLNLPSPASMVTLSGKISYTGDLKKASRPFLLIAYSTDGYNEAYAEIQPGQTEFKFDPIQRGKYELSLHSTEIQLKGDYTVFAPANDLQLNVVVTGKPQISGTVLADDTNQPISKFRVRAIKLKTLRGAHYGQEPRWQDVDQSSGEFKVAVNGPGIYQIEVAADGYARALSKAVNTDQIQGKLIQIKLTRGVTLAGTVVNAQGQPVDGATVIPLSLSRGVMSNSLDQFTTDSDAVKTMDGKFSIPHLAPGMESLKVTHPDYDFAIVKDIDLAASPLPKVEVTLTEGGTVQGLVTDENGKPQPNVTLFFHDRYGYNGDAARKAGLLATVITDEKGRYSVSHLPNQICYVVRKYEWDSLGVVRQAVLPQNGKTSTLNLGGRPELTGRLIVNGKPLANTRILLAGENPNFGIFRAYTNTDSEGMFHFFGAGPGQRTLYYEVPNVNNRWVPVRSLELISDDQDLGTLQTQVGQLTVNCQPETLDDMRLGLFNYHPVWTTSLRAGNLVPRTSSSAPFVFNQVTTREYVIIASRSGYPSVYQKVHVTTENLNSQLTLPIPEGTATIHFKLDQELMQANEPMRLKLWSKDQRLLTNIYSFEAGEYVARHLPAGDYYLTRVDIRESKKLLQFTLKENEQKTVTLTSELFKKSESDLGFRTINVFTQAGVPLPGCQIQLKSSSGTISRHIQQFERQSFVGDPGTYDLTVSYPGFQTLHGKVKLIPPDKSWIYPDNLTFNLRLKPEAD; this is translated from the coding sequence ATGGCTGTCTCAGGGAACGGAGTAATCGAACTTCTCAATCAGTCGGGCGAAATGTTCTGGGATTTCAGCAGGAGCATGTTCCTCCAGGCCAGTCTGCTGGTACTCGTGATTCTGCTCCTCGACCTGTTTCTCCGGTATCATGCCCGCGCTGTGACCCGCTACTGGCTCTGGGCGCTGGTTCTGCTCAAACTGATCCTGCCGGTCAGTCTCTATTCTCCTCTCAGTGTCGCCAGCTGGTTAGCTGACTGGATTCCCACGGAAGCCGTCGCGCAGAACATCGAATCTGGGCCGACGACGACCCTTGCAGCCAATACGCCAGACGGCATACAGACAAGAATAGATCCCCTTGAGCAATCATTTCTGACAGAGCCATTCCAGCAACCTCATCCACAGTCGACCCAACTGCCTCCAACAGGTCCCCCCTCTGACTCAAAGTTGGCTGTGCCTGATTCGGAAGTTGAGTCGCCCGCAGAACCAGCAGCTCTGCCTGCCCTGCGAGCGTCTGCGATCCTGATGTTAATCTGGTTGTCTGCGGTAACGATGCTCTCTGTCTGTGTGCTCAGGCGTACGGGACGCGTTAGAAAACTTACTATCCAGGCTGAACTCGCTACTACAGAACTGGTGTCCCAGTTGAATGAGTGTGTCTTACTGCTGGGGATGAAACCAGATTCAGTGAAGTTAAAAGTATCAGAGGAAACTGGAAGTCCGGCGATCTGCGGATTCTGGCGCGCGACGATCATCCTTCCACGACATCTGCTCGAAAAGCTCAATCCGGAACAGTATCGCCAGATCTTTATCCACGAGTTGGCTCATTGGAAACGCTTTGACTTACAGGTCAACTGTCTGCAGACTCTGCTGCTGATCCTGTATTTTTATCATCCCCTGGTTTGGCTGACGCACGTAATGCTCAAGCGTCTGCGGGAGCAGGCCGTGGATGAAACAGTGCTTGTGACCCTGGATGAGCAACCGTCACACTATTCCGCAACCCTACTCGACATTGCTGCTCTGACGCCTGCTGTCGAGAGCCCGCGTTTGCAACTGCTGGGAATTCTCGAATCCCGTAAATCGCTGACGCAGCGGATCCGACGCATGATCGCCCGACCCATCCCACGGTCCGCCCGGCTGGGGCTGGTCAGTTTACTGCTGATACTATTTGCCGGGGCGCTCCTCCTGCCGATGTCTCGACTGAAAGAAACACACGCAGCAGTCGACAGGCAAGAGAGTGCGGATCAAGAATCCGAGCAGCAGCTGTCCGATAAAGCTCAATCTCTTAATCAGAGTCCCCCGGCCAGAGAGACAAAACCACGAGAGGAGAAATCCTCATCCCAGTACGTGTTAAGTGGACGAGTGACCGATCAAGCCGGGGCGCCGGTCACCGATGCTCAAGTTCTTCTGATACCCAATTCTGGCGGACATGTGTTAAGAACGAGCACAGACAAAGAGGGAAACTATCACTTTTCCGAAATCACAAAACCTGGACCACACCGCATCATGATTTTGTCGCAGCGCTGGGTGGGGCTAGAGCGTCTCTCGGATCGTCCCCGGGTCGACCTGGCGGCAGATCAACGGCAGGTGAAAAATATCACACTCGAACGTGCCTGTCAGTTACGCATCCAAACCATCGATGAACGAGGCAAACCTGTTCCCGGGGCCATCGTATACCGTAAATTGATGACCGATACGCGAGGGTTCACTCCTCGGGCTGTCACAACCGATCAGTCGGGAGAGGTGACACTCGGCCTGAAGCCTTCCCAACATAAATATCTGATTGGAATCGCTTCACCCGACTACGCTTTAGAGAAACTGACGCTTCAAGTAAACGATCCGGATCAAATCGTCACACGGAAGATTGTGCTCAGGGAGGGAGTAGAAGTTGACGGCAAAATAGTCTATGCGGACGGGAAAATTCCGGTCGGATTAGAAATCAATGCGCTGCCCCAGTGGTGGGAATTCAGCGGACATCCCCCCGGTTATCGAATCAGTGAGGCGGGAAGATTCACATTCCCCCATATCGTAGCCGGCGTTTATAACGTAATAGTCGCGGTTCCCGGAGTGGGGGGGAAACCTGTCCTCACTGGTACTTATCTGCTCAATCGGGAACAGCCACTTGATCTGAAACTGAATCTCCCTTCTCCCGCTTCGATGGTCACACTCTCAGGAAAGATCAGCTATACCGGCGATCTGAAAAAGGCTTCCAGGCCCTTCCTGCTCATTGCATATTCCACTGATGGGTACAACGAAGCGTATGCCGAGATCCAACCTGGCCAGACAGAGTTTAAGTTCGATCCCATTCAGCGAGGAAAATATGAACTCAGTCTCCATTCAACAGAGATTCAATTGAAAGGCGACTACACGGTATTTGCCCCCGCCAATGATCTTCAACTGAATGTCGTCGTGACCGGCAAACCGCAGATCAGTGGTACGGTTCTGGCCGACGATACAAATCAGCCGATCAGCAAATTCCGGGTACGGGCCATTAAACTGAAGACGCTTCGCGGTGCGCATTATGGGCAGGAACCGCGCTGGCAGGATGTGGATCAGAGCAGCGGGGAATTTAAAGTCGCAGTCAACGGTCCGGGTATCTACCAGATCGAAGTCGCTGCAGACGGCTATGCCCGTGCGCTCAGTAAAGCTGTGAATACCGATCAAATTCAGGGAAAGCTGATTCAGATCAAACTAACCAGGGGAGTTACGCTGGCCGGTACTGTTGTCAATGCCCAGGGACAGCCCGTCGATGGGGCGACCGTGATTCCGCTGTCTCTGTCCCGGGGCGTCATGTCGAACTCGCTGGATCAATTCACAACCGACAGTGATGCAGTCAAGACCATGGACGGGAAGTTTTCGATCCCGCATCTGGCTCCGGGAATGGAATCGCTGAAAGTGACTCATCCGGACTACGACTTTGCGATTGTGAAAGACATCGATCTGGCAGCCAGTCCGCTCCCAAAGGTAGAAGTCACTCTCACAGAAGGCGGAACCGTGCAGGGACTCGTCACAGACGAAAACGGCAAACCGCAACCGAATGTCACGCTCTTCTTCCATGACCGATATGGCTATAACGGTGATGCCGCCCGCAAAGCCGGGCTACTGGCCACCGTGATTACTGATGAAAAAGGCCGCTATTCGGTTTCTCATCTCCCCAATCAGATCTGTTATGTCGTTAGGAAATATGAATGGGACTCTCTGGGCGTCGTGCGTCAGGCCGTTCTGCCTCAAAATGGCAAAACCAGCACACTCAACCTGGGGGGACGCCCCGAATTGACGGGCCGACTGATAGTCAACGGAAAACCTTTAGCGAATACACGCATCCTCCTGGCTGGTGAGAATCCGAATTTTGGCATCTTTCGGGCCTATACCAACACCGACAGCGAAGGGATGTTTCACTTCTTCGGCGCGGGACCTGGCCAGCGAACTCTGTATTATGAAGTACCCAATGTGAACAACAGGTGGGTGCCGGTCAGATCGTTAGAATTAATCTCAGACGATCAGGATCTGGGGACTCTGCAGACGCAGGTTGGTCAACTGACAGTGAATTGTCAGCCAGAAACGCTGGATGACATGCGACTGGGGCTGTTTAATTATCATCCTGTGTGGACCACAAGCTTGAGGGCAGGTAATCTGGTGCCGCGGACCAGCAGCAGCGCGCCTTTTGTTTTCAATCAGGTCACAACGCGAGAATATGTCATTATCGCATCTCGTTCCGGGTACCCCTCTGTTTACCAGAAGGTGCATGTCACGACGGAGAATCTGAATAGTCAGCTCACGCTGCCCATTCCCGAGGGGACGGCGACAATTCATTTCAAGCTGGATCAGGAACTGATGCAGGCCAATGAACCGATGCGGCTCAAACTGTGGAGCAAAGACCAGCGGTTGCTGACAAATATCTACTCCTTTGAAGCAGGAGAATATGTCGCCAGGCACCTGCCTGCGGGAGACTACTATCTGACGCGGGTCGACATTCGCGAATCGAAAAAACTGTTGCAATTCACTCTCAAGGAAAATGAACAGAAAACCGTGACTCTGACTTCCGAACTATTCAAAAAATCAGAGTCAGATCTCGGGTTTCGAACCATCAATGTCTTTACGCAGGCAGGAGTCCCGTTACCCGGTTGTCAGATCCAACTGAAAAGTAGCTCAGGTACGATCTCTCGCCACATCCAACAGTTTGAACGCCAGAGTTTTGTGGGAGACCCGGGCACATATGACCTCACCGTTTCCTACCCGGGGTTTCAGACACTGCACGGGAAAGTGAAACTGATTCCCCCGGACAAATCCTGGATATACCCGGACAACCTGACCTTCAATCTGCGTCTGAAACCGGAAGCTGATTAG